The nucleotide window TCGGGCATGAGGGAACGGCCTTCGGGACGCCAGACCGCCAGGTCCCGGCGGGACAGCGTCGTCTCGGCACCGCCCGCCGTCCGCAGGGTCACCGAGGTCTCCGATTCCCGGGCCAGTAGGCCCGTGTAGGTTTCGCCGGACCGCGTCTCCGCGGTCCACGCGGTGAACTGCGGTGGCACTTCGCGGTTTGGATCGAGAATGGAGACCAGCAATTTCTCCGGTCCATTGGACTTCACGGAGTCCAGGTCGGGCCCCAGTTCAACTCCTTCGCCGCGATGCCGGTGGCAGGTGGCGCAACGCTCCTGAAACAGCACGGCACCCCGCGTCGCATCGCCGGAGTGATTCAATGCCGGCAGAAAACGGGTCACCACGTCCGCCCGGCTCTCGGGAGGCTCTCCAAACAACCGCCGGGCCAGCTCCCGGATCTCCACATCCGCATGATCCCGGAGGGCATTCTGCTGGTCCACCTGGAAGCCGGAAGCCGCCACATGGCCGTCGGCAGCGGCCAGCAGCAACCGGCGGGTTGTCGCCGGACGCCTCAGCAGCAGGCGCACGGCCTCGGACTGGGCGTTCCTGGACAGCGCCGGCAGCATCCCGACCAGGAGCGCCGACGACGCCGGGAGGTCGTAGCGGCCCGCCGCGGCAACCCCCAGCGACTGGTCCTCAGGCGATCCGGAAGCCAACCAGCCGCCCACCTCGGTGGCGATGCGATCCCAGGGTTGCTGGGCAAGGCACGCCACCGCATCGGCACGCAGGGCTGGCGTCCCCTCGCGTGCCTGCCGGAGGGCGGTGCGGAATACCGCGTCCAGGCTGCCCGTGGGATCCGCAACCACGAGCTCCGTGCCGGCGCGACGGAGTCCGTCGCCCAACGCCGCCACCAGGGCGGGTGCCAGCCCATCGCCGGGTCGCGCCGCCAGTGTGGCAATCACCGCTTCCACGGCCCCCGGATCGTTTCGGATGCCGATCGCACGCGCCAGCGAACGGAGCGCCTCGCCCTGCGCGAGCGGTGCGGGACTTCCCGTCGTCAACTGCCGAAAGACTTCACCATCGCCGTCGCGAACGGCGTGCACGGCGACATCGCGAACCAGTTCCGGTCCGGTTTGCAGCAGGGTGACGAGCGGAGGAATTCGCGCGGCGGGCGGCCAGGATTCAAGCCCGAGGGCGACCTCGAGTTGAACCCACGGGTCTGGATCGGCCGCGAGGTTGGCCAACGCCGGCATCAGGTCCCGCTCGCCGGACGCAAACGCGAGCCGGACGCCCTGGCGGCGCACCGCCGGGTCGGGATCCTCCAAGGCCTGCCGGAGCGCCGCCACCTCCAGTCCGCCGAGGCCATCCAGGACGGTCAATGCATGGAGACGTGCCAGCCGGTTCGTGGGATTGGCGGCCTGAAGGCGGAGCGGCAACACCGTCTCCGGATCCTGCAACTGGTGGAGCAGGCGCGCGGCGGTATCCCGGTGCCATCCGTTGGAGTCTCCCAACAGCGCCACGAGGTCCGCGGGACGCGAGGGATCCACGAACCGGCGATCCGGTCGCGCGCGAAATCCATTGGGAACAATCCGCCAGATGCGTCCCCGGTCGCGCCCGCTGTCCAGATCGAGACGGGCCTTCAAATTCGCCGGAATGGACCACGGGTGCTCAATGACCTCCCGGTACATGTCGAGCACCCACAGGCAGCCATCCGGTCCGTTGTAGAACTGGACCGGCCGGAACCAGTTGTCGGTGCTGGCGAGAAACTCGGAGGTTTGTTCATCGGACGCCCGTTCCCCGGCGAGCAGCCATCCCGTGGTGGTGGGACGGAGTTTTTTGCGATGCACCAGGTTGCCTCCGGCATCGCCGATGAAGGCATCGCCGGCGAAGTCCGGACCGTAGGCGTCGCCACGATACACGGTCGTGCCGGTCGCCCCGGTGAAGTAGCCGCTCGCCCTTCCTCCACCCTCGATCGGCCCCGGCACCAGCCCCGCCACACGCCAGCGGGTCCGCAGCACACGCCAGGGCTCATCCGGACTTCGCCGGTACACCGTGGCCGCGGGTCCATCCACAGCGATGCTGCCCCGTGCGGGTGGCAGCTCGACGTACGGGTTGGGGGGCCGGCCCTCGGCATTGAAGGCGATGAGTTGGAGGTGATCCGAATTCGCGCAGACGAATTTCCGCCCGGCATCGTCGAAGCTCATCCCGTGCTGGCCGCCGCCCGTTTCCGCGCGCAGATCGAGATTCCGTGGATCGAAGGAAAAGTCCCGGCCGCGCAGATTCACCGCTCCTTCCGCCTCCGATCCCGACGGCGCCCCCCCGGCTGCCGCCCGCCAACGGCGGGTGAACGGCGAATCCACCAGCCGCACCGAGCCGCCGCTGAGACTGGTTGCCCCGTGGATGCGGTGATCGAGCCCCCAGTGGAACGAGTTGAGCATCGCCTGGACATTGAGCCGGTTCGTCTCATACGGGGCGTAGTCGGATGCGAACCCGGTGAAGATGACCTCGCGGACATCCGCGATCCCATCGCCGTCGGTGTCCTTTGCGTAGAGGATGTCGGGCGTCACCCCCAGGAACACGCCGCCGTCCCAGCAGGTGATCGCGGTCGGCCACGGCAATCCGTCGAGGAACACCGTCGCCCGGTCGTACTGACCGTCGCCATCGGGATCCTCCAGGAGCCGGATGCGCCCCAGACGTTCCGGACGGCGCTCCGAGTAGTCGCGCATTTCCACCACGTAGGCCCGCGCCTGTTCGTCCACCGCCACGGCCACCGGGCTGACCACCAGGGGCTCAGTCGCCACCGGTTCCACGCGGAAGCCAGGTCGGAGCTCGAAGGTGGCTGGCGCCAGTGACGGTTCGGTCGGTGCCACCCGTGGCATCTGCCTGCCGCTGACCTCCGGCTCCACGTGGTCCGCCACCGCGCCCAAATGAATCCACGGTGCCGCCCACAGCAGCCCGAGGGCCAGACGGCACCAACCGGGAATGGATGGAACAGCATTCACGAAGCCACCCCGACCTTCCGGGAAAATCCATTCGAGGCAACCACCGCGACCTCCCGGAGGGGTTTCAGCAGCCGCAGCACCGCGCGAATCCCTCGAAACCCCCGTTCGCCCAGACCGAACTGCACGGCAAGAAGTGCGGCGCGGCGATCGTAGCCGTACGGACGCAGTCCCGCATGCTCGACGTGGAATCCGTTCACGGTCACCAACGCACCCAGGGTCTGCACGTTCCACGAGTACAGGTGGTGGTTGGGTTCCGCGGGATTGAAGCGGCGGTAGCGTCGGCCCGACTCCCAGGGAACCGCGATCAGCAACCGGCCTCCGCGACGGAGCAGGCGCTTCATCTCCAGCAAGACCGCCCCCGGCGCACCGACATGTTCGAGGGAATGATGAAGGATGCCCGCATCGAAAATCCCCTCCGGAAGCGCCGCGGTGTCGGGGACGAACTCGATGCCGGCATCCTCGACGGCGGGTCGCAACTGGAGGGCGACGTCATGTCCCACGCGACGACGGCAGGACAGGCCGGCAAGGTTCCATCCGAAGCCGCAGCCGTACTCCAGGACGGCGGCGTTGGGACCGATCTGCGCGGCAAACAGGCGGGCGCGGCTGCGGACGATCCACGGCACCGCTGCGGCCGGCACCGCGCGCTTGCCCTCGTGGTAGGCGGGGCTGTTCGCGCCCACATACGGGGAATGGGCGGCTTCCGGTGACATCGGACCCGTCAGTTTGGTGCCGGCGCGCCGGCGGCGGCCGGGACCGCATTGGTGGCAGGAACCCCGAAATCGGCCGGCAAATTCAGGCGGGTGCGGAGCTGCTCCTGAAACTCGGGATTCACCTCGGGATCCGGGCGGAGCAATTCCAGGAGGACCTCGCGCTTGACCTCCGACATCGGCGGCAGGGAAATGCGATCCTTGGAAGACGGGTGCGTGGTCTTGGCCGTGTACACGTCGTGAAGCCGTTGCGCGATCCGCTCCAGGCCAAGCCCCTGGTCGTCGTCGCCGACGGCCATGTTGTAGAAGGCACGGGTCAACAATCCCTGAAGCGCCTGAGTGACGCGGTCCCGGGACGTCTCGTTGGCATCCTCCTCGATTTTGCCGAGCGCAAACGACTCCATGGTGTCGTCCGGATCCAGGCCCGACTGCGGGCCCACGCCGAACCGCTGCCGGAGATAGTTGAACCAGCGCCGCGCCTCCGCCTCGCGATTGTTGGCGTAGAGGAAATAGACCGCGTCCTTCAGGAAGTTGCGGTGCGCCCGGCCGATGTGCTCATGGTTGTGTTCGGGCTCGGCCGCAATGGCGTCCTCATACGCCTTCGAGGCATTGGGGATCATGTCGAGGTTCGGGCGCAGATCGTAGGTGCCCGTGATGCGGTTGGTGAGCACCCGGCCATGGTGGAGCGAGGCCAGCATGGGCTGATAGATGGTCCGGCGCAGCGGCATCTTGTCCTGTTCCGGGGAATTCTCGATCCCGACCATCGCCCAGTAGATCGCGTGCGTCTCGGGCAGGCGCCAGTCGAGCGGCCCGTAGGTGCGGTCCACCTCCTGCATCACCCGGGGATCCAGCTTGAAGCGCTCCACCAGTTCCTGCACCTGGGCCTGCTGCTCCGGGGTCTGGGGATCCAGCAGTGCCGGGTAGTCCGGGTGCCCGCCCGGGAGGATCTCATTCATCATCGTGGCCCACTGGGCCTTGTACACGCGGTGGGCGTCGTCGAGATTCGCGCCCATCTTGTGCTGAAAGAGCCAGGCGAGCTCCCGGTACATGAGCGCCCGGTTCGGATTATACTTCAGCCCCTCATCCCGCAGGAGCTCAATGCCGCGCTGCACCCAGAGCCACCGGTCAAACGGGTCGGGGAACTTGACCGAGATGTTGTAGGCCATGTTCCACGCCTGGAAGATCCACGGCGCGTCGGAGTGCGGCTGCAATTTGGTGATCCAGTCCGCCAACTGCACCGCCTCGAAATACTTCCCCTCCTCCTGGAGTTCGGTCGTCCGGATCCAGAGCGCATTGGCGATGAGCCCCCGGAACGCGCCCAGCGCCACCGTGGTGAAGGCCAGCACCGGAGGCGCATTGGAGATCACCGTCGTGCGCGTGATGCCCAGGGCCTCGCGCTCGCGGTTGAGCCCGCGCTGCAGGAAACCCGACGCCACCAGCGACAGCGCCACCAGGCCGATGAGAAGCCCCTTCTTGGCGTTCATGGCTAGATGGGGGCCGCCAGCTCCCGACGCGTGAAAATCCAGATGCCCGCCCCGCCAAAGAGCCCTCCGGCAACTCCCACCACCAGGAACGCCGCACGTGCCAGGTGGCCCCAGGTGATGTTGCGTCCGGTGCTCAGGGCGTCCACTGGATTGTAGCCGGTCACCAGTTCGATCAGGCGGCGCACCGAACCGTACACCGCCACGGAGGCGCGGTTCACCATGGACTCCTCGGCCACCATTCCGGTTTCGCTGTCAATGCCCACGATCCCGCGTTGCTCAACCACCTGCTTCAGCGTGCCGCTCGACAGGCCGACGACCAGGATGCTGAACGACACAAAGGCGGCGACGCTGAACTGGAGCTTGGAGGCGGCAAACAGGCCGATCGCCGCCAGAAGCGCCAGCCAGAACAGGATGATGGAGAGGCCGCGAACAAAATTCGGACCAAATCCGCCCACCGGATACAGCACTTCGAGGCCGTCCTCGAGGGGGAACAGGACCGGGCGCGGATTCAGGTTGTAGCCCACGATGGTGAGCATGCCGTTGGCCCCGATGAGATTGGTGCCGATGGGGAACGTGCTGGCCGATTCCGCGGCAAAACTGTTCTGGATCCGCAGCGGCGTCCGCCCCTCGCTCCCGATCTCCCATCCGAACTGGTGCGGCGTGCTCGAGCCCGCCATGTCCGGCGAATAGAACTTCACCCGAATCTGCAGCGGCTTGTCCGCCAGGCGGGCCGCGCGGGAGCCGAAGGGAATCTGCCACACGCGGTAACTGTCGGTCGGCACCACCTGGTCCTGCGCCCGGAGGGTCTGACGGAACTGCTCGCGGATGAACTTCGGGTCCAGCTGGGCGGCGGTGTCCTGACGCAGCCGCTCCTGCGTCAGCTTCTCCGCCTCCTGTTCATAGTCATGGATGGGCTCGCGGGCCACTCCCCGGGCGACGAGCACCTCCTCGCGCAGGATCATCTGCTCCCGTTCCGGCAGGCCGGAGGCCTTCCAGTACAGCAGCACATAGAGGCTGGCGCCGGTGACGACGAGGAAGGCGAGGTTGAGCAGGGTGATGCCCAGCCACTTGCCGAGCCACACCTGCCACCGCGGAATGGGTTTGGCGCAGACCAGCTGAAGGGTGGCGTCCTCGACATCGCGCGCGAGCGTCCCGCAGGCCAGCCAGAGGGTGACGAACCCGAGCAGGGCGGTGATGCTGGTGAGCGTGTAGGTGATGAGGATCTGGGTGAAACCCTGGGCCGAGCCATCGTGCTTGATCACGACCGGCAGCGCGATGACGACCGCCAGCAGCAACAGCAGGAGCACGACCACCAGCCGGAAGCGGAACGCCGCCCGGAGGGTCAACTGGGCGACGGCGGCCAGGCCGCGAAGGTCGCGGGGGACCAGGTCCGGCACGACCCACATCCGGCGCGCGCGCCATTCGGTGAGCGGCACCCCGCCCGCCGCGGCCAGCTTGGCGAGGGCCGCGGGGCCATTCCGGGCCGGGATCGTGCAAACGTACGCGAAGCCGGAGCGTTCGGCAGACAGCTCCCGGAACCGGCGCGCCAGCCCTCCGATCACCAACCCGAGCGCGGCCTGGAACGCCACCCCTGCGGGCGTGGGCGCCCCTCCCAGGTGCAGCAGCAGGAGGCCCAGTCCGTTGGCCAGCAGCGCGGTGGAGCCCTCCACCCACAGTCCCTGGCGATAGAGCCAGATCCACGAGAGCACCGCCGCCACCGGTGAGAATCCCCTCCGGATCGCGCGGTGTTCCTGCGACGGATGCTGGTAGATCTCGAAGTGGCTCACGGCGGCGCTCAGGGCTTCGGGCCGCCGAGGAGGCCCGACAGTTTCTCGTTGGCCTTGGAGAGGTCCGCAGGTGCCGCCTCAGGTGCGGTCTCCGGTGGCGGCGCCTTCGAGTCGGCGTCCCCTGCCGCCGGCATGCCGCCGCGGGTGAGCTGCGCCAGCCGCGATTCATCCACGGGCGCTGCGGACGCCGTCGCTTCGACGGGAGCGGCCGCCGGTGCGGTGGGGCGGGTCAGGCGGTCCAGCACGCGCCCGGACTGCGAGGGCGCCTCGGCCTGACCGCCGACGATGAACTGGGCGACCTGGTTGCCGCTGGTCGCCCCGCTGGTGGCATCGGCCTTGGCCCGGGCCCGCTCCACGACGCCGAGGAAATAACTCTCAAGGTTCTGGGTTGGTGTGTCCACGCGGACCCGGTCGCCGGCCTCGCGCCGGAGCAGTTCGAGGGCCTGCTGGAGCGTGTCCCGAGAGACCACCGGTGCGGTGATCTGCACCTCGTCGGGCTCCGCCAGCAGTTCCTGGAGCGTTCCCTGGGCCTGGATCCGGCCGCCATAGTAGATCACGACGCGGTCGCACACATCCTGCACGTCGGCGAGCAGGTGGCTGCTGAGGATCACCGTTTTGCCCCGCCGGGCGAGCGCGAGGATGAGCTGCTTGATCTCGTGGCAGCCGATGGGATCGAGCCCGGCGGTGGGCTCGTCGAGGATCACCAGGTCGGGATCATTGATCAGGGCCTGGGCGAGCCCGATGCGCCGCTGCATGCCCTTGGAGAACTCGCCCACCGTGCGGGCGCGGGCCTGGTTGAGCCCGACCATCTCGATCAACTGCTCCGCGCGATTCCGGCGCTCGGCGGCGTCGAGGTGGAACAAATTGCCGAAGAAGTCGAGGGTCTCCCCGGGATTCAGGAAGCGGTAGAGGTAGCTTTCCTCCGGCAGGTAGCCGATGCGCGCCTTGGTCCGGACATGCCGCGGCGACTCGCCAAACACGGTGAGCGCCCCCCGGCTGGGGTACAGCAGCCCCAGGATCATCTTGATCGTCGTGCTCTTGCCCGAACCGTTGGGGCCGAGCAGGCCGAACACCTCGCCCTGGCGGACTTCGAAGTCCACGGCGTCCACGGCACGGGCCTTCGGGCGGCCCCAGAAGTCCTTGAACACCTTGGTCAACCCCGTGGCGCGGATGATCACCTCGCGGGGGTTTGCGGGGGCGGCGCCGGGGGCTTGGGGGGTGGGAACCGTGGCCATGGGAGCGGTTCAACGAGGGACGCACACGCGGGCCGGGGCCGCCGGTCCGGACCGGCGGCCGGGCGGCTCCAGCTCGCGACGCAGTGCCACCGGCTCCAAGGTGTCGTGGGTGCTCATGCTTGACGAACGTGCCCTCAGGCCACTTGGGGCGTCAACCTGGCGGAACCCCCGGCATCCGGCGCGGCGGCCGGCGACGGGACGGGGGCCACGAAGGGCTCCAGTTCCTCGCCCTGACGGACCAGTCGGGCGCTGTTGAACACCACGATCAGCGAACCGGCATTGTGCAGGATCGCGGCAACGATGGGGTTCAGATAGCCGGCGGCGGCGGCGGCGAGGCCGCCGATGATGAAGAACACGCCGAACAGAAAGTTCTGGTTGATCACCGCACGGGCCATGCGGGAGAGCCGGATCAGGAACGGCAGACGCCGCAGGTCATTGTTCATCAGCGCGATCGTCGCCGAGTGGATCGCCACCTCGCTGCCGGCCGCGCCCATCGCGATGCTGATGTCGCCTGCGGCGAGGGCCGGCGCGTCATTGACGCCGTCGCCGACCACCGCCACGCGGTGTCCCTTGGCCTTGTAGGCGCGGACGAACTCCACCTTGTCCTGCGGCAGGCATTCGGCGACGACCTCGGGCATGCCGATCTCGGTGGCCACACGCTCGGCCACCGGCTTGCGGTCGCCGCTGACCATGGCCAGGCGCCGGATGCCGACCGCCTGGAGTCCCTTGATCGCGTCGGCCGCCTCGGCGCGCACCTGGTCCTGCAGGCCGAACCACCCGATGCATTCCCCATTGCGGGCGACGAACAGCAGGCTGAATCCGGCCGCCTCGTCAAGGTCCACCGTGTCCAGGAACCCGCCATCCACCCCGTTGTCCTTCAGCCATGCGGCGCGTCCAATCAGGACCCGCTGGCCCTCGACCACCGCGGCGACCCCGCGGCCCGCGGTCTCCTTGAACTCGGTGGCCGCCGCCAGCGGCACCCCGGCCTCCTCGGCGAGCTGGACCAGGGCCTTGGCGGTGGGATGATTCGAAAACTGTTCGACGCTGGCCGACACGCGCAGCAGTTCCGCCGGGGCGATATCCCCCAACGGATTCAAACGGCTCACCACCAGGCGTCCTGAGGTCAGCGTGCCGGTCTTGTCGAAGACGAACGCCGTGATGCGCGCCGCCGCCTCCAGGTCCGCGATGTTCTTCACCAGCACCCCGAGACGCGCCGCGGCGCTCAACGCCGCGACCATCGCGGTCGGGGTTGCCAGGATGAAGGCACAGGGACACGCCACCACCAGCACCGCAATCACCCGGGTGAGGTCCTGCGTGAACGCCCAAACCAGCGCGCCGATGACCAGGACCAGCGGCGTGTAGTAGCCCATGTACTGGTCAATGATCCGCATGAACGGCAGCTTCGTCTTCTCCGCCGCCAGGATCAGTTCCCGAACCCGGCCGATCGCGGTGTCCTCACCCGCCTTGGTCACACGAATCTCCAGCGCGCCGGTGAGATTGATGGTTCCGGCAAACACGGGGTCGCCGACCGTCTTGTCCACCGGCAGGGATTCGCCGGTGATGCTGGCCTGGTTGACGGACGCCTGGCCGCTGAGGATCACGCCGTCGCCGGCGATGTTGTCGCCGGGGCGGATCCGCAGGACGTCGCCCACGCGCAACTCGCTGGCCGGGACCTCCTCCTCCCGGCCGTTCACCAGGCGCCGCGCCTTGGTCGGCGTGATCTTGACCAGCGATTCGATCGAGGCCCGGGCGCCGGCGGCGGTGCGGGTCTCGATGATCTCACCCAGGAGCATGAAGAACGCGACGATGCCCGCGGTGCGAAAATCCCCGCTGGCGGCCGACGCCAGGACGCCCAGGGCGACGAGTTCGTTGATGCTCAACAGGCCGCGCTTCAGGTCGAGGAAGGCCACCTTGAGGATGGGATACCCGAGCAGGATCGCCCCGATCATCGCACTCAGTCCGGCGACCGTGCTGCCCCTCTGGAACACCCAGTCCACCAGGAATGAGTTCAGCACAAAGATCAGGCCGATCAGCGTCTGGGTCAGCTTGACGTTGGTGTGCGAGTGGTCGAGACCGCCGTGGTCGTGGCCGCATTCGCAGCCGGGGGCGGGCTGGGTGGACAGAAGCGAGGTGACTTGCATCGCGGTGGGGTGTGGGGGGTTACTGCGCCGGCGGCATTGCGTAGGGATCCCGGCGCACCGGCGCCAGCGGCTCCCGGTTGAGCTGCAGCCGGAGCTCGCGGGGTTGACCGCCGGCGGTGTCCGGAATGAAAAACTTGTCCGGGGCATTCGTCAGGATGTGCCCGAGGGCCTCCAGGCGCAGGCGCGTGCGCAACAGGCCGGGATCGCGTCCATAGGCCGGCAATTGATCCCGGAAATACTGCGCCTCGGCCGCCATCGCCAGGACCAGCCGGTTGCTCACCGTCAGCGCCGCGGAGCGCATCGCGGCGGCCTCGCCCTCGGCCTTCCGCACCCGTTCGTCAAAGTAGCCCCGGGCGTCGCTGATGGTCTTGGACTGCGCCTGCGCCGCGTTCAGCACCGCGTCAAAGGCCTCCTTCACATAGCCCGGCGGGGCCACCTCGACCGTGAGGGATTCGAGCGTCACGCCAAACCGGCCCTGCTCGATCAGGGCGGCCATCTGTCCGCGGACCGCGCTGCGGAACGCCTCGACGTCCCGGTACACCGCGGCGTCCGCCTGGAAGCGCGCGCCGGTCCGGCAGATCGCATTGTTCAGCGCGTTGGCCAGCACCCCCTCCACATTGGCGAACGCAAACGCATACGCCACCGGGTCGGTCACCCGGTAGGTCATGGTCGCGCGCACATGCAGGATGTTCCCGTCGCTGGTCAGCACGTAGCCGTCCACGCCCGGGTTCAGGCTGGGATACGCCTCCGGACCCTGCCGCATGGCCTCCATCTCCGCGCTGGTGGCGTACCACGCGTTGGAGGCGGACACCGTCTTGGCCTCACCGCTGCGGATCCGGACGATCTCGTCCACCGGATAGGGAAATGCCATGTGCAATCCCTGGCCCAGGATCTGGTCGGGACCGGTCCCCACCGGCTTCCCGAAGCGCAGCACGATGGCCACCTCGTTGGGGCTGACCGTGAAGACGCAGGAAAAAACGAAGGCGGCGAGGAGCAGCACTCCGAAGATCCGGACCAGCAGGAAACTGCTGCCCAGTGCCTCGTTGAGGGCCTGACTGGAGGCATCCTCCACGCCGCGGACCGGCAGGCCGGGCGTCCGGGACGGCCCGGGTGTCTGGGGAGAGGCGGCCATGGTGCGGGCGGCTCAGGGGTTGCGGGTGGACAGCGACGGGACTGTCTGAACCTTGTCCCCGGTGAGCAGATTAAACGGGGTGGTCCTTTGGTCGAGGATGAGCGTGGAGCGGTCGCGCAGGGCGTCGCGCAGGGCGTTGAGCTGGAGGATGAAGACAGCCAGATCCGGATTCTGCTCGAGCACCGCCAGTTCCTGGGAGGCACGGGCCAG belongs to Verrucomicrobiia bacterium and includes:
- a CDS encoding HEAT repeat domain-containing protein — its product is MNAVPSIPGWCRLALGLLWAAPWIHLGAVADHVEPEVSGRQMPRVAPTEPSLAPATFELRPGFRVEPVATEPLVVSPVAVAVDEQARAYVVEMRDYSERRPERLGRIRLLEDPDGDGQYDRATVFLDGLPWPTAITCWDGGVFLGVTPDILYAKDTDGDGIADVREVIFTGFASDYAPYETNRLNVQAMLNSFHWGLDHRIHGATSLSGGSVRLVDSPFTRRWRAAAGGAPSGSEAEGAVNLRGRDFSFDPRNLDLRAETGGGQHGMSFDDAGRKFVCANSDHLQLIAFNAEGRPPNPYVELPPARGSIAVDGPAATVYRRSPDEPWRVLRTRWRVAGLVPGPIEGGGRASGYFTGATGTTVYRGDAYGPDFAGDAFIGDAGGNLVHRKKLRPTTTGWLLAGERASDEQTSEFLASTDNWFRPVQFYNGPDGCLWVLDMYREVIEHPWSIPANLKARLDLDSGRDRGRIWRIVPNGFRARPDRRFVDPSRPADLVALLGDSNGWHRDTAARLLHQLQDPETVLPLRLQAANPTNRLARLHALTVLDGLGGLEVAALRQALEDPDPAVRRQGVRLAFASGERDLMPALANLAADPDPWVQLEVALGLESWPPAARIPPLVTLLQTGPELVRDVAVHAVRDGDGEVFRQLTTGSPAPLAQGEALRSLARAIGIRNDPGAVEAVIATLAARPGDGLAPALVAALGDGLRRAGTELVVADPTGSLDAVFRTALRQAREGTPALRADAVACLAQQPWDRIATEVGGWLASGSPEDQSLGVAAAGRYDLPASSALLVGMLPALSRNAQSEAVRLLLRRPATTRRLLLAAADGHVAASGFQVDQQNALRDHADVEIRELARRLFGEPPESRADVVTRFLPALNHSGDATRGAVLFQERCATCHRHRGEGVELGPDLDSVKSNGPEKLLVSILDPNREVPPQFTAWTAETRSGETYTGLLARESETSVTLRTAGGAETTLSRRDLAVWRPEGRSLMPEGLEADLTPEDLAALLSFLSPP
- a CDS encoding methyltransferase domain-containing protein, giving the protein MSPEAAHSPYVGANSPAYHEGKRAVPAAAVPWIVRSRARLFAAQIGPNAAVLEYGCGFGWNLAGLSCRRRVGHDVALQLRPAVEDAGIEFVPDTAALPEGIFDAGILHHSLEHVGAPGAVLLEMKRLLRRGGRLLIAVPWESGRRYRRFNPAEPNHHLYSWNVQTLGALVTVNGFHVEHAGLRPYGYDRRAALLAVQFGLGERGFRGIRAVLRLLKPLREVAVVASNGFSRKVGVAS
- a CDS encoding ABC transporter permease subunit, coding for MSHFEIYQHPSQEHRAIRRGFSPVAAVLSWIWLYRQGLWVEGSTALLANGLGLLLLHLGGAPTPAGVAFQAALGLVIGGLARRFRELSAERSGFAYVCTIPARNGPAALAKLAAAGGVPLTEWRARRMWVVPDLVPRDLRGLAAVAQLTLRAAFRFRLVVVLLLLLLAVVIALPVVIKHDGSAQGFTQILITYTLTSITALLGFVTLWLACGTLARDVEDATLQLVCAKPIPRWQVWLGKWLGITLLNLAFLVVTGASLYVLLYWKASGLPEREQMILREEVLVARGVAREPIHDYEQEAEKLTQERLRQDTAAQLDPKFIREQFRQTLRAQDQVVPTDSYRVWQIPFGSRAARLADKPLQIRVKFYSPDMAGSSTPHQFGWEIGSEGRTPLRIQNSFAAESASTFPIGTNLIGANGMLTIVGYNLNPRPVLFPLEDGLEVLYPVGGFGPNFVRGLSIILFWLALLAAIGLFAASKLQFSVAAFVSFSILVVGLSSGTLKQVVEQRGIVGIDSETGMVAEESMVNRASVAVYGSVRRLIELVTGYNPVDALSTGRNITWGHLARAAFLVVGVAGGLFGGAGIWIFTRRELAAPI
- a CDS encoding ATP-binding cassette domain-containing protein — translated: MATVPTPQAPGAAPANPREVIIRATGLTKVFKDFWGRPKARAVDAVDFEVRQGEVFGLLGPNGSGKSTTIKMILGLLYPSRGALTVFGESPRHVRTKARIGYLPEESYLYRFLNPGETLDFFGNLFHLDAAERRNRAEQLIEMVGLNQARARTVGEFSKGMQRRIGLAQALINDPDLVILDEPTAGLDPIGCHEIKQLILALARRGKTVILSSHLLADVQDVCDRVVIYYGGRIQAQGTLQELLAEPDEVQITAPVVSRDTLQQALELLRREAGDRVRVDTPTQNLESYFLGVVERARAKADATSGATSGNQVAQFIVGGQAEAPSQSGRVLDRLTRPTAPAAAPVEATASAAPVDESRLAQLTRGGMPAAGDADSKAPPPETAPEAAPADLSKANEKLSGLLGGPKP
- a CDS encoding cation-translocating P-type ATPase, which translates into the protein MQVTSLLSTQPAPGCECGHDHGGLDHSHTNVKLTQTLIGLIFVLNSFLVDWVFQRGSTVAGLSAMIGAILLGYPILKVAFLDLKRGLLSINELVALGVLASAASGDFRTAGIVAFFMLLGEIIETRTAAGARASIESLVKITPTKARRLVNGREEEVPASELRVGDVLRIRPGDNIAGDGVILSGQASVNQASITGESLPVDKTVGDPVFAGTINLTGALEIRVTKAGEDTAIGRVRELILAAEKTKLPFMRIIDQYMGYYTPLVLVIGALVWAFTQDLTRVIAVLVVACPCAFILATPTAMVAALSAAARLGVLVKNIADLEAAARITAFVFDKTGTLTSGRLVVSRLNPLGDIAPAELLRVSASVEQFSNHPTAKALVQLAEEAGVPLAAATEFKETAGRGVAAVVEGQRVLIGRAAWLKDNGVDGGFLDTVDLDEAAGFSLLFVARNGECIGWFGLQDQVRAEAADAIKGLQAVGIRRLAMVSGDRKPVAERVATEIGMPEVVAECLPQDKVEFVRAYKAKGHRVAVVGDGVNDAPALAAGDISIAMGAAGSEVAIHSATIALMNNDLRRLPFLIRLSRMARAVINQNFLFGVFFIIGGLAAAAAGYLNPIVAAILHNAGSLIVVFNSARLVRQGEELEPFVAPVPSPAAAPDAGGSARLTPQVA
- a CDS encoding protease modulator HflK, with translation MAASPQTPGPSRTPGLPVRGVEDASSQALNEALGSSFLLVRIFGVLLLAAFVFSCVFTVSPNEVAIVLRFGKPVGTGPDQILGQGLHMAFPYPVDEIVRIRSGEAKTVSASNAWYATSAEMEAMRQGPEAYPSLNPGVDGYVLTSDGNILHVRATMTYRVTDPVAYAFAFANVEGVLANALNNAICRTGARFQADAAVYRDVEAFRSAVRGQMAALIEQGRFGVTLESLTVEVAPPGYVKEAFDAVLNAAQAQSKTISDARGYFDERVRKAEGEAAAMRSAALTVSNRLVLAMAAEAQYFRDQLPAYGRDPGLLRTRLRLEALGHILTNAPDKFFIPDTAGGQPRELRLQLNREPLAPVRRDPYAMPPAQ